Part of the Streptococcaceae bacterium ESL0687 genome is shown below.
ATTTCTTGTCAGTTGCATAGTCAAGGGCTGAAAAACTATCATCGAAGACAAAGATTTCAGGCCTCCTGATAATTGCCCTTGCGATTGCAAGCCTTTGGCGCTGTCCACCAGATAAGTTAGAACCACCTTCTGAAATTTTAGAGTCAAAGCCATCAGGTAATTTAGAAATAAACTCAGAAGCCTGAGCAATCCTACAGGCGAACTCCATATCCTCAAGACTTGCATCCTCCTTACCAAAGCGAAGGTTGTCAGCGATTGTCCCCTTGAAAAGCAGAGCTTTTTGAGGAATAAATCCAATCCTACTTCTTAGGGCATGAGGATTAAAGTCACGAACGTCAACACCATCAACTAGTACCCTTCCTTGACTAACATCAAAGAATCTTGGAATCAGCTGAACAAGAGTTGACTTCCCGCTTCCCGTACTTCCTATAAAGGCCACCGTTTCACCGGCCTTAGCCTCAAAACTCACATTACGGATAACAGGTGTTTCAGAAGGTCCTGGGTAGGCAAAGGTTACATTTTCAAAAACTAAGTGACCATGTTCCTTGGTTTCCTTAATTCCGTCTTCTTTAATCTCAACCAAAGGCATGGTATCAAAGGCTTCCTGAATCCGGTTAGCTGATACAGAAGCTCTTGGATACATCATGAAGACTGTTGCAAAAAGCATAAATGAGAAGAGGGCATGGAAGATATACTCAATAAAGGCAACTAAATCCCCTAATTTTAAACTTCCACTATCTATTTGAACACTTCCTTGCCAGATTATCAGCACCATAACAACATTAAAGAGAACAAAAAATCCCGGCTGGGCAGCTGCCATCAGGCTAAACAACTTGGTTGAAGTACTTGCGTAGGCATCATTTACCTTTTTAAAACGCTTGTTTTCAAACTTCTCATTAACAAAGGCCCTAATTACCCGTAAACCAGATAGGTTTTCCCTTAAAATTCCATTAATTTTATCAAGATTATCCTGCTGCTTACTAGAAATAGGCTCTGATAAGAGGGCGATCAAGATAACCCCAACTAGCAAGAAGGGAAGCGCACCTAGCACATACCAACCAAGAGTCATATTTGTACCCATAACCAGATATAAACTAATAGAAAACATCAGAGGAGCAGTAAATCCAATCCGCAGCACATTTTGCATGAACAGCATAAT
Proteins encoded:
- a CDS encoding ABC transporter ATP-binding protein, which encodes MKLMWKYTIKNKKLLFMNLICVLGFILIELGLPTILAWMIDSGIPGQDKAYIYKMGWLMLGIIVVGVSLNIALGYVTSRITANITADIRDDLFEKIQSYSHNEYEALGVSSLITRVTNDAYQIMLFMQNVLRIGFTAPLMFSISLYLVMGTNMTLGWYVLGALPFLLVGVILIALLSEPISSKQQDNLDKINGILRENLSGLRVIRAFVNEKFENKRFKKVNDAYASTSTKLFSLMAAAQPGFFVLFNVVMVLIIWQGSVQIDSGSLKLGDLVAFIEYIFHALFSFMLFATVFMMYPRASVSANRIQEAFDTMPLVEIKEDGIKETKEHGHLVFENVTFAYPGPSETPVIRNVSFEAKAGETVAFIGSTGSGKSTLVQLIPRFFDVSQGRVLVDGVDVRDFNPHALRSRIGFIPQKALLFKGTIADNLRFGKEDASLEDMEFACRIAQASEFISKLPDGFDSKISEGGSNLSGGQRQRLAIARAIIRRPEIFVFDDSFSALDYATDKKLRSSLKEVTKHSALLIVAQRVGTIMDADKIVVLNEGDVVGIGNHRELLETCPIYYDIASSQLSEEELKK